The Oncorhynchus masou masou isolate Uvic2021 chromosome 31, UVic_Omas_1.1, whole genome shotgun sequence genome includes a region encoding these proteins:
- the LOC135523700 gene encoding casein kinase I-like: protein MELRVGNKYRLGRKIGSGSFGDIYLGINIATGEEVAIKLECVKTKHPQLHIESKFYKMMQGGVGIPSIKWCGAEGDYNVMVMELLGPSLEDLFNFCSRKFSLKTVLLLADQMISRIEYIHSKNFIHRDVKPDNFLMGLGKKGNLVYIIDFGLAKKYRDARTHQHIPYRENKNLTGTARYASINTHLGIEQSRRDDLESLGYVLMYFNLGSLPWQGLKAATKRQKYERISEKKMSTPIEVLCKGYPSEFSTYLNFCRSLRFDDKPDYSYLRQLFRNLFHRQGFSYDYVFDWNMLKFGASRTAEDGERERERERREGKEGDERIGGGPRVPRALPPGGNPPGGVDRIRNGPNAAASNPASRGVAQSGNRSPQAVSRAERERKVAMRLHRGAPANISSSDLTAQMGQSRIATSQVSVPFEHLGK, encoded by the exons ATGGAACTGAGAGTGGGGAACAAGTACCGCCTCGGCAGGAAGATAGGGAGCGGCTCTTTTGGAGACATTTACCTGG GCATTAACATCGCCACGGGTGAGGAGGTGGCCATTAAGCTGGAATGTGTGAAGACCAAACACCCACAACTCCACATCGAGAGCAAGTTCTACAAGATGATgcaaggaggag TGGGCATCCCATCCATAAAGTGGTGTGGAGCAGAGGGAGACTACAACGTGATGGTGATGGAGCTGCTAGGCCCCAGTCTGGAGGATCTGTTCAACTTCTGCTCCCGCAAGTTCAGCCTCAAGACTGTCCTGCTGCTGGCTGACCAGATG ATCAGCCGTATTGAGTATATCCACTCTAAGAACTTCATCCACAGAGATGTGAAGCCTGACAACTTCCTGATGGGCCTGGGCAAGAAGGGCAACCTGGTGTACATCATTGACTTTGGCCTGGCCAAGAAGTACCGCGACGCCCGCACACACCAGCACATCCCCTACCGCGAGAACAAGAACCTGACCGGCACGGCACGCTACGCATCCATCAACACACATCTGGGGATAG agcaGTCTCGTCGTGATGACCTGGAGTCTCTTGGTTACGTCCTGATGTACTTCAACCTGGGCTCTCTGCCCTGGCAGGGCCTCAAGGCCGCCACCAAGAGGCAGAAGTACGAACGCATCAGTGAGAAGAAGATGTCCACCCCTATCGAGGTGCTCTGCAAGGGATACCCAT CTGAGTTCTCCACCTACCTGAACTTCTGTCGCTCTCTGCGGTTCGATGACAAGCCGGACTACTCGTACCTGAGACAGCTGTTCAGAAACCTGTTCCACAGACAGGGCTTCTCCTACGACTATGTCTTTGACTGGAACATGCTCAAGTTT GGGGCCAGCAGGACAGCcgaggatggggagagggagagggagagggagaggagagagggaaaagagggggatgagaggatcGGCGGGGGACCTAGGGTACCTCGTGCCCTACCCCCAGGCGGCAACCCCCCAGGCGGTGTAGACAGGATCAGAAATGGCCCCAATGCAGCAGCCTCTAACCCTGCTTCCAGAGGAGTCGCACAGTCAG ggaacCGGTCCCCACAGGCCGTGTCCCGTgcggagcgagagagaaaggtggCCATGAGGCTCCACCGTGGCGCCCCCGCCAACATCTCCTCCTCTGACCTCACTGCACAGATGGGCCAGTCACGCATCGCCACATCACAG gtcAGTGTGCCATTTGAACACCTGGGGAAGTGA